A DNA window from Bacillota bacterium contains the following coding sequences:
- the modB gene encoding molybdate ABC transporter permease subunit has protein sequence MPGWVSPLLLSIRIAIVSTAAVFALGTLAAWASVKRTWPGRAAADVLFTLPLVLPPTVTGYILLLLMGSRGPLGRWLGLLGINPIFTWGAAVIASAVVAFPLMYNSAKVGFQGVDEVYEAAARTLGASEGRVFFTVTLPLAWPGLLAGTVLSFTRALGEFGATLMVAGSIPGRTETMPVAIFMATEAGDTKTAGVLTAILLAFGLVTVGLSRSWSTRRYERRKNLRRV, from the coding sequence TTGCCCGGATGGGTCTCCCCACTCCTACTGTCGATCCGCATCGCCATCGTCTCCACCGCGGCCGTCTTCGCCCTCGGGACCCTGGCCGCCTGGGCCTCGGTCAAGCGCACCTGGCCGGGGCGAGCCGCGGCCGACGTCCTCTTCACCCTGCCCCTGGTCCTCCCGCCGACGGTCACCGGGTACATCCTGCTGCTGCTCATGGGGTCACGTGGTCCCCTCGGCCGTTGGCTTGGGCTCCTCGGGATCAACCCCATCTTCACCTGGGGGGCGGCGGTCATCGCTTCGGCCGTGGTCGCCTTCCCGCTGATGTACAACTCGGCCAAGGTCGGGTTCCAGGGAGTCGACGAGGTCTACGAGGCCGCCGCCCGGACTCTCGGCGCGTCCGAGGGGCGGGTCTTCTTCACCGTCACCCTGCCCCTGGCTTGGCCGGGGCTCCTGGCCGGCACGGTCCTGTCCTTCACCCGGGCCTTGGGTGAGTTCGGGGCGACCCTGATGGTCGCCGGGAGCATCCCCGGCCGGACCGAGACCATGCCGGTGGCCATCTTCATGGCCACCGAAGCCGGCGACACCAAGACGGCGGGCGTCCTGACGGCCATCCTGCTGGCCTTCGGGCTGGTCACCGTGGGGCTCAGCCGAAGCTGGTCGACCCGCCGCTACGAGCGGCGGAAGAACCTCAGGAGGGTCTAG
- a CDS encoding formate/nitrite transporter family protein, which produces MDRGFLTPAEITQGFVDTGIKKVNQPAIKLFLLGILAGAFIAFAAEGSNVATHTIESVGIAKALAGALFATGLMMVLVAGAELFTGNSLIVVSCLERRTSWLGLLRNWLFVYLGNFVGSMIVVLLILGSGQFNFSGGMLGGYTIKVATYKVGLTWESALLMGILCNWLVCLAVWMASGAKDMAGKLLAIFFPIWLFVTSGFEHSIANMFYVPAGILAKGNATWVTQAMSLGVSADKINALGWTSFINNNLVPVTLGNIIGGTLFVGAVYWVTYLQGRKPALVSRPAGAASTPGRKSELAPSQSRTGHVSKERLPASAD; this is translated from the coding sequence ATGGATAGAGGGTTCCTGACTCCGGCTGAGATCACCCAAGGCTTCGTCGACACCGGCATCAAGAAGGTGAACCAACCGGCCATCAAACTGTTCCTGCTCGGAATCCTTGCAGGAGCGTTCATCGCTTTCGCCGCCGAGGGTTCAAACGTCGCCACCCACACCATCGAATCGGTCGGCATCGCCAAGGCCCTTGCCGGCGCCCTCTTCGCCACTGGTCTGATGATGGTCCTCGTCGCCGGCGCCGAGCTCTTCACCGGCAACTCCCTCATCGTCGTCTCCTGCCTCGAGCGCCGGACGTCCTGGCTCGGACTCCTGCGGAACTGGCTCTTCGTATACTTGGGGAACTTCGTCGGGTCGATGATCGTGGTGCTCCTCATCCTCGGCTCCGGCCAGTTCAACTTCTCCGGCGGAATGCTCGGCGGCTACACCATCAAGGTGGCCACCTACAAGGTCGGGTTGACCTGGGAAAGCGCCTTGTTGATGGGGATCCTCTGCAACTGGCTGGTCTGCCTGGCGGTCTGGATGGCCTCGGGGGCCAAGGACATGGCCGGGAAACTCCTGGCCATCTTCTTTCCAATCTGGCTCTTCGTCACTTCCGGGTTTGAGCACAGCATCGCCAACATGTTCTACGTCCCCGCCGGCATCCTGGCCAAGGGTAACGCGACGTGGGTCACTCAGGCCATGTCCCTCGGCGTGTCGGCGGACAAGATCAACGCTCTCGGCTGGACCTCATTCATCAATAACAACCTCGTCCCGGTCACCCTGGGCAACATCATCGGCGGAACCCTGTTCGTCGGGGCCGTCTATTGGGTGACCTACCTCCAGGGGAGGAAGCCCGCTCTGGTCTCCCGCCCGGCCGGCGCGGCAAGCACCCCCGGCCGCAAGTCGGAGCTGGCCCCCTCCCAGTCCAGGACCGGTCACGTTTCGAAGGAGCGGTTGCCGGCGTCCGCGGACTGA
- a CDS encoding ATP-binding cassette domain-containing protein yields MLTARVRKRLPDYTLDIDFTFDQGTLVVCGPSGAGKTTLLDCLAGLTRPDEGHIEFDGRDLYDSATGVNVPPRLRRIGYVFQDYALFPHLTVGQNLRYGLPGNVRAGGEDILKAFGLAHLTNRYPSQLSGGEKQRLALARSLVARPKLLLLDEPWSALDEETRDAVRSEVLEAQRSWDIPFILVTHDRQEAKAIGQAVMSLDRGRAAWL; encoded by the coding sequence ATGCTCACGGCCCGCGTCCGCAAGCGGCTGCCCGACTACACCCTCGACATCGACTTCACCTTCGATCAAGGCACCCTGGTCGTCTGCGGGCCGTCGGGGGCCGGAAAGACCACTCTCCTGGATTGCCTGGCCGGACTGACCCGACCCGACGAGGGCCACATCGAGTTCGACGGGAGGGATCTCTACGACTCGGCCACGGGCGTGAACGTCCCGCCACGCCTGCGCCGGATCGGCTATGTCTTTCAGGACTACGCCCTCTTCCCGCACCTGACGGTCGGCCAGAACTTGCGCTATGGGCTGCCCGGGAACGTGAGGGCCGGGGGCGAGGACATCCTTAAGGCCTTCGGCCTGGCTCACTTGACGAACCGGTACCCTTCCCAACTCTCGGGGGGAGAGAAGCAACGGCTGGCCCTGGCCCGCTCGCTGGTCGCCCGACCGAAGCTGCTCCTGCTGGACGAGCCCTGGTCGGCCCTGGACGAGGAAACCCGCGACGCCGTCCGCTCCGAGGTCCTGGAAGCCCAAAGGAGTTGGGACATACCTTTCATCCTGGTGACCCACGATCGGCAGGAGGCCAAGGCGATCGGGCAGGCCGTCATGTCGCTTGACCGTGGGAGGGCCGCCTGGCTCTGA
- a CDS encoding GrpB family protein, giving the protein MRIVVVDYDPGWPGAFEREAAALRTVLGHLLAAIHHIGSTAVPGLKAKPVIDIMPVVTNISAVDLLAGRMRDLGYEAMGEAGIPGRRYFRKGPDLRTHNVHVFEMTNMVEIERHLAVRDYLRRHPDDAARYGALKAELAPRVNDDIYAYMDGKNDFVQALQRTALAWSRAGRP; this is encoded by the coding sequence TTGAGAATCGTCGTGGTCGACTATGACCCGGGGTGGCCCGGGGCCTTTGAGCGGGAAGCCGCCGCTTTGCGGACCGTCCTCGGCCACCTCCTGGCGGCCATCCACCACATCGGAAGTACGGCCGTTCCCGGACTCAAGGCCAAGCCGGTCATCGACATCATGCCTGTCGTGACGAACATCTCGGCGGTGGACCTTTTGGCCGGACGGATGCGGGATCTCGGGTACGAGGCCATGGGCGAGGCCGGAATCCCCGGAAGGCGCTACTTTCGGAAAGGCCCGGACCTTCGGACCCATAACGTGCACGTGTTCGAGATGACCAACATGGTGGAAATCGAGAGGCATTTGGCGGTTCGAGACTACCTGCGACGGCACCCGGACGACGCCGCCCGTTATGGGGCGTTGAAAGCCGAGTTGGCCCCGAGGGTCAATGACGACATCTATGCCTACATGGACGGAAAGAACGACTTCGTTCAAGCCTTGCAGCGGACCGCGCTGGCGTGGTCCAGAGCCGGCAGACCGTGA
- a CDS encoding IS1182 family transposase: MNKTFRPYEPNQVLLLPPVLQDWLPKNHVIYVLSDIVDSLDLSLITDYYERELRGYPPYHPVMMAKVLIYAYSQGVYSSRKIEKRLHEDVAFRVLSAGNTPDFKAISEFRRRHLGAFRGLFAEVLQLCRQAGMVTLGHVAIDGTKIKANASKHKAMSYGRMRSEEARLKAEIEELTQRAEQIDRREDERYGPDKRGDEIPEELAFRESRLKKIQEAKAALEAEAKAKAQAAPEPDPGDPPRGGGKKKRKAKDLPKERDQRNFTDPDSRIMRSDKTFVQGYNGQAAVDAKSQVIVAAEVTNQAADAPHLPTMVRQMAENTGITAREASADAGYYSQGNVDLLAQEGIEAFIPPDKLPRRWRREPAPRGRIPRRLSPEDRMRRKLRTKRGAARYQLRQESVEPVFGQIKEARGFRRFSLRGLEKVQAEWQLVCLTHNALKLVAKCRSTALKKAA, translated from the coding sequence ATGAACAAGACTTTTCGTCCTTACGAGCCCAACCAGGTTCTGCTGTTGCCTCCAGTGTTGCAGGACTGGCTCCCCAAGAATCACGTGATCTACGTGCTGAGCGACATTGTTGATTCACTGGACTTGTCGCTGATCACTGACTACTACGAGCGGGAACTCAGGGGGTATCCGCCGTATCACCCGGTGATGATGGCGAAGGTCCTGATTTACGCGTACTCGCAAGGCGTGTACTCTTCCCGCAAGATCGAGAAGCGCCTCCACGAAGATGTGGCCTTCCGGGTACTGTCGGCCGGCAACACGCCAGACTTCAAGGCCATCAGCGAATTCCGGCGGCGGCACCTGGGCGCGTTCAGGGGCTTGTTTGCGGAGGTGCTTCAGTTATGTCGGCAGGCGGGGATGGTGACGTTGGGCCATGTGGCCATCGACGGCACCAAGATCAAGGCCAACGCCTCCAAGCACAAGGCGATGAGCTACGGCCGGATGCGGAGTGAAGAGGCGCGGCTCAAGGCGGAGATCGAGGAACTGACCCAGAGGGCAGAGCAAATCGACCGGCGTGAAGATGAGCGGTACGGCCCAGATAAGCGGGGCGATGAAATCCCTGAGGAACTGGCCTTCCGGGAAAGCCGCCTGAAGAAGATCCAGGAGGCGAAGGCGGCCCTTGAGGCTGAGGCAAAGGCCAAAGCTCAGGCGGCACCGGAGCCGGACCCAGGTGATCCGCCACGGGGAGGGGGCAAGAAGAAGCGCAAGGCCAAAGACCTTCCCAAGGAGCGCGACCAGCGGAACTTCACCGATCCCGACTCGCGGATTATGCGGTCGGACAAAACGTTTGTGCAAGGGTATAACGGCCAGGCCGCGGTGGATGCAAAGAGCCAGGTCATTGTGGCGGCAGAGGTGACGAACCAAGCAGCGGATGCCCCTCACCTGCCGACAATGGTTAGGCAGATGGCGGAGAACACGGGTATAACGGCCAGGGAAGCCTCGGCGGATGCGGGTTACTACAGCCAAGGGAACGTGGACTTGTTAGCGCAAGAAGGTATTGAGGCCTTCATCCCTCCCGACAAACTCCCGCGCCGCTGGCGCAGAGAGCCTGCACCCAGGGGGCGTATACCTCGCCGGTTGTCTCCCGAGGACCGGATGAGGCGCAAACTGCGCACCAAACGGGGGGCGGCGCGCTACCAGCTCCGACAGGAATCTGTGGAACCGGTGTTTGGGCAAATCAAAGAAGCCCGGGGATTCAGACGGTTTTCACTGCGGGGCTTGGAGAAGGTCCAAGCTGAATGGCAGTTGGTTTGCCTTACCCATAACGCTTTGAAACTGGTCGCAAAATGCCGGTCCACGGCTCTCAAGAAAG
- a CDS encoding stalk domain-containing protein, with protein MNPNSLSSKRRWLLAVRVLLVVALLTTAAPHVASANGINLVINGQRIVADPAPFAINGRTLAPLRLIAEKLEATVDWYGDTQTIKITRGDRQVMMRLDNRLVDLAAGQVTISDVPPRAYDSRTFIPLRLFATALGVSVTWDQATSSVIVDSRVPVSGAPPKVVAITSVQSGQVISVLTAMQLSVLGSLPAGAAEVRYQLLDPATGRGPVVGRGTNLTAAYTLLPDPFYSGPRVLAAGVYDQKGGFLAGDAVPVVVSPAVQVALTGVTPGQALTGAVSLGSTVNFQATSVKYEAVDPATDAGIELGKGDPQGQVTWVPQMADNGSRMIRVTAYDRLGKAYVSQPVPVTVGVERKLALTGVKADGTVDKPVTLGISANFSYNLLQYILRDPATGNQEVLYQHDGWATYRWFPGPAQAGRREVLLTVTDAQGNTFETAPVAVEVNGDPKISLQTIGPNQVLNGQVSLKALANMPLAGIEYDLVNSQTGTFRVLAGGPDALSEYVWTPVKADDGNWQVRVMGVLIGGARIYSPAVPVRVFSGTLYGPKPIIEKSKFQEYASGLAVKTMQKTGMSAALQVAQAILETGWGQSSPVDKYSGKVSYNLFGIKGSGPAGSVTSNTWEEYNGISYRIDDSFRAYGNVTESWDDHAQLLLTKSWYGPFRAVMYDSTQGALALRRCGYATDSQYPAKLMDIINRYGLYELDEVGI; from the coding sequence ATGAATCCCAATTCCCTTAGCAGCAAACGTAGATGGCTCCTAGCGGTTCGCGTCCTGCTGGTCGTGGCCCTCCTGACCACGGCCGCCCCCCACGTCGCCTCGGCGAACGGGATCAACCTGGTCATCAACGGCCAGAGGATCGTCGCCGACCCGGCACCCTTCGCCATCAACGGGCGGACGCTGGCCCCCTTGCGGCTCATCGCGGAGAAACTCGAGGCCACCGTCGATTGGTACGGCGACACTCAGACGATCAAGATCACCCGGGGCGACCGGCAGGTGATGATGCGCCTCGACAACCGTCTGGTCGACCTGGCCGCCGGCCAGGTGACGATCAGCGACGTGCCTCCGCGCGCCTACGACAGCAGGACCTTCATCCCCCTCAGGCTATTCGCCACCGCCCTCGGGGTTTCCGTGACCTGGGACCAAGCCACCAGCAGCGTCATCGTGGACTCGCGGGTTCCAGTCAGCGGCGCGCCCCCCAAGGTCGTGGCCATCACTTCCGTACAGTCCGGCCAGGTCATCAGCGTGCTCACGGCCATGCAGCTGTCCGTCCTTGGGAGCCTCCCCGCCGGGGCGGCCGAAGTCCGCTATCAGCTGTTGGACCCGGCCACGGGCAGGGGCCCGGTGGTCGGGCGGGGCACCAACCTGACCGCCGCCTACACTCTGCTGCCAGACCCGTTCTACAGCGGCCCCCGCGTGCTCGCCGCCGGCGTCTATGACCAGAAGGGCGGCTTCCTGGCCGGCGACGCGGTTCCCGTGGTTGTCTCACCGGCCGTGCAGGTGGCCCTGACCGGCGTGACCCCAGGTCAGGCCCTCACCGGGGCGGTCAGCCTCGGCAGCACGGTCAACTTCCAGGCCACGTCGGTCAAGTATGAGGCCGTCGACCCGGCCACCGATGCCGGCATCGAACTGGGCAAGGGCGACCCGCAGGGTCAGGTCACCTGGGTTCCCCAGATGGCCGATAACGGCAGCCGGATGATCAGGGTCACCGCCTACGACCGCCTGGGGAAGGCCTATGTCAGCCAGCCAGTCCCGGTCACCGTCGGGGTTGAACGGAAGCTGGCTCTGACCGGCGTGAAAGCCGACGGCACCGTGGACAAGCCCGTCACCCTTGGCATCAGCGCCAACTTCTCGTACAACCTGCTGCAGTACATCCTGCGCGACCCGGCCACCGGCAACCAAGAGGTGCTCTACCAGCATGACGGCTGGGCCACCTACCGTTGGTTCCCCGGGCCGGCTCAGGCTGGCCGCCGCGAGGTTCTGTTGACGGTGACCGACGCCCAGGGCAACACCTTCGAGACGGCCCCGGTGGCGGTGGAGGTCAACGGTGACCCGAAGATCTCCCTCCAGACGATCGGGCCGAACCAGGTTCTGAACGGACAGGTCTCCCTCAAGGCGCTGGCCAACATGCCCCTGGCCGGGATCGAGTACGATCTCGTCAACTCGCAGACCGGCACCTTCCGGGTGCTCGCCGGGGGTCCCGACGCCCTGTCCGAGTATGTCTGGACGCCGGTAAAGGCGGACGACGGCAACTGGCAGGTCAGGGTGATGGGCGTGCTCATCGGCGGCGCTCGCATCTACAGCCCGGCGGTGCCGGTGCGGGTGTTCTCCGGGACCCTTTATGGTCCGAAGCCGATCATCGAGAAGTCCAAGTTCCAAGAGTACGCCTCCGGCCTGGCGGTCAAGACGATGCAGAAGACCGGGATGTCGGCCGCCCTGCAAGTGGCTCAAGCCATCCTCGAGACGGGCTGGGGCCAGTCCTCACCGGTCGACAAGTACTCCGGGAAGGTCTCCTACAACCTCTTCGGGATCAAGGGCAGCGGCCCGGCGGGCTCGGTCACCTCGAACACCTGGGAGGAGTACAACGGCATCTCCTACCGCATCGACGACTCCTTCCGGGCCTACGGCAACGTCACCGAGAGCTGGGACGACCACGCCCAGCTGCTGCTGACCAAGAGCTGGTACGGGCCATTCCGGGCGGTGATGTACGACAGCACGCAGGGGGCGTTGGCCCTGAGACGGTGCGGCTACGCCACCGACTCACAATACCCGGCCAAGCTGATGGACATCATCAATCGCTACGGCCTCTATGAGTTGGACGAGGTGGGGATCTAG
- a CDS encoding zinc ribbon domain-containing protein: MHRRPWFWVGVVCLVLLGLAMMASVGFGIWRLAADGPGFGPSARGGFYEMHGRGMMWPGMMGFGFGPLGTLFPLGLIALAVYAIWGRGYRLHRDDWPVCPVCHRGARPDWRACPYCGTALNRTAAPAAQPAPQPSQPTTPPKEATDPGKE; this comes from the coding sequence ATGCATCGCCGTCCTTGGTTCTGGGTTGGCGTGGTCTGCCTGGTCCTGCTCGGGCTGGCCATGATGGCTTCGGTTGGCTTTGGCATCTGGCGACTCGCCGCCGACGGACCTGGCTTCGGGCCGTCTGCCCGGGGTGGCTTCTACGAGATGCATGGCCGCGGGATGATGTGGCCGGGGATGATGGGCTTCGGCTTTGGCCCCCTGGGAACCCTCTTCCCGTTGGGCCTGATCGCCCTAGCCGTCTACGCCATATGGGGTCGTGGCTACCGGCTCCACCGAGATGATTGGCCGGTTTGTCCGGTCTGCCACCGGGGTGCCCGCCCCGATTGGCGGGCCTGCCCATACTGCGGGACGGCCTTGAACCGGACGGCCGCCCCGGCCGCCCAGCCCGCGCCCCAGCCGTCCCAGCCGACGACCCCGCCGAAGGAGGCGACCGATCCCGGAAAAGAATAG
- the modA gene encoding molybdate ABC transporter substrate-binding protein, with product MSLIGLFGLVILASLIVLTAAGGCHRVAQPRLTISAAASLRGALTEAAEAYRSGRPRISLSFNFAGSGTLEQQIIEGAPVDLFISAGTREMDALAARGLIDAASRRDLLANRLVLVAAASAAAPAAAKSPLQGWPDLAAPAVRRVAMGFPETVPAGEYGKQVLESLGLWAGLQGKLILAKDVTQVVTYVKTGDVDAGIVYASDARDPALRVVAEAPPGSHSPIVYPAAVVKSSRQQRASREFLSFLSEPEGQAIFAKYGFTAKPD from the coding sequence GTGAGCCTGATTGGCCTCTTCGGCCTGGTCATCTTAGCGAGCCTGATCGTCTTGACCGCCGCGGGGGGGTGTCACCGGGTGGCCCAGCCCCGACTGACGATCTCAGCCGCGGCCAGCCTCCGGGGAGCCCTGACCGAAGCCGCCGAGGCCTATCGGTCGGGACGCCCGCGAATCTCGCTGTCCTTCAACTTCGCCGGCTCTGGCACCCTCGAGCAGCAGATCATCGAGGGCGCGCCGGTCGACCTCTTCATCTCCGCCGGGACCCGCGAGATGGACGCCCTCGCGGCACGCGGGTTGATCGACGCGGCGAGCCGCCGCGATCTCTTGGCGAACCGCCTCGTCCTGGTCGCGGCGGCGTCGGCGGCCGCTCCGGCCGCGGCCAAGTCGCCGTTGCAAGGCTGGCCTGACCTGGCCGCTCCGGCCGTCCGCCGGGTGGCGATGGGGTTTCCGGAAACGGTCCCCGCCGGCGAGTACGGTAAACAGGTCCTTGAATCCCTCGGCCTCTGGGCGGGACTCCAGGGTAAGCTGATCTTAGCCAAGGACGTCACCCAGGTGGTCACCTACGTCAAGACCGGCGACGTCGACGCGGGCATCGTCTATGCTTCCGATGCCCGCGACCCGGCTCTGAGGGTCGTCGCCGAGGCCCCGCCGGGGAGCCACAGCCCCATCGTCTACCCGGCGGCGGTGGTCAAGTCCTCCCGGCAACAGCGGGCGAGCCGGGAATTCCTGTCCTTCCTGAGCGAACCGGAGGGACAGGCCATCTTCGCCAAGTACGGATTCACCGCGAAACCCGACTGA